One Roseburia rectibacter DNA window includes the following coding sequences:
- a CDS encoding CheR family methyltransferase: MLETDNYEKFKKDILQLAGIDLNSYKEKQMRRRINTLITKNNVKTYNDYVALIKKDKEKFDQFINFLTINVSEFYRNPDQWKILEGEVFPALIKKFGKNLKIWSAACSTGDEPYSLVMALSRQVPLTNIKIIATDIDNQVLDTARMGLYNEKSIASVPDDLKKKYFTKVGSSYQISDEIKKRVEFKKHDLLKDPYPSGCNLIVCRNVVIYFTEEAKDVIYQKFHKALQPGGVLFIGSTEQIMNYRELGFDRHTSFFFEKQ, encoded by the coding sequence ATGCTTGAAACCGATAATTATGAAAAGTTTAAAAAAGATATTTTACAGCTTGCAGGAATCGATCTGAATTCTTACAAGGAAAAACAGATGCGTCGTCGTATTAATACGCTGATCACCAAGAACAATGTCAAGACATACAATGATTATGTAGCCCTGATTAAGAAAGATAAAGAGAAATTTGATCAGTTTATCAATTTCCTGACGATCAATGTTTCTGAGTTTTATCGTAATCCGGATCAGTGGAAGATATTAGAGGGAGAGGTATTTCCGGCACTGATTAAAAAATTTGGTAAAAACCTGAAAATTTGGAGTGCAGCCTGTTCGACAGGAGATGAGCCATATTCACTTGTCATGGCTCTTTCAAGACAGGTGCCGCTTACTAATATTAAGATCATTGCGACAGATATTGACAATCAGGTGCTCGATACAGCAAGAATGGGGCTGTACAATGAAAAGAGTATCGCTTCCGTACCGGATGACCTTAAGAAAAAATATTTCACAAAAGTTGGTTCTTCCTATCAGATTTCAGATGAGATCAAAAAAAGAGTGGAATTTAAGAAACATGATCTGCTAAAAGATCCTTATCCAAGTGGCTGCAATCTGATCGTTTGCCGTAATGTGGTTATTTATTTTACAGAGGAGGCAAAAGATGTGATCTATCAGAAATTCCATAAAGCTCTCCAGCCTGGTGGCGTGCTTTTTATTGGAAGCACAGAGCAGATCATGAATTACAGAGAACTTGGATTTGACAGACATACATCGTTTTTCTTTGAAAAACAGTAA
- a CDS encoding ribonuclease H-like domain-containing protein, which produces MKHWHEEMPFTLNDSLTEQIFTEKSLFFDIETTGFSAARTSLYLIGCAARKKNLLIVDQFFAETPADESDVLHAFLDYLKNFDTIITFNGIGFDIPYLTNKCQKYKISAPFSSYEYVDIYKMISGFRFLFALPDLKQKTVEQFIGLNRQDMYNGGELIKVYQEYQKNPDEKLISLLKQHNYEDVIDMPKLLSVLSYVKLFDGAFTVTSINANEYVSYDGRPCRELLFSLQNDFSVPKRVSCHYEDFHLVVDTDQTTLCVRLYTGELKYFLSDYKNYWYLPEEDLAIPSSLAASIPKERRKKATAGTCYEKRNAIFLPQYQEIVKPAFRHMFKDKKSYFELTEDFAVSKEMQREYCLHVLQFICNKKM; this is translated from the coding sequence ATGAAACACTGGCACGAAGAAATGCCTTTTACATTAAACGATTCGCTGACAGAACAGATATTTACAGAAAAATCTCTTTTTTTTGATATAGAGACAACCGGATTTTCAGCTGCCCGCACATCACTCTATCTGATCGGATGTGCTGCGCGGAAGAAAAATCTGCTGATTGTCGATCAGTTTTTTGCAGAAACTCCAGCAGATGAATCAGATGTGCTGCATGCATTTTTAGATTATCTGAAAAATTTTGATACGATCATCACATTTAACGGAATCGGTTTTGATATTCCGTACCTGACAAACAAATGCCAGAAATACAAAATTTCCGCACCATTTTCTTCCTATGAATATGTTGATATTTATAAAATGATCTCCGGCTTCCGTTTTCTTTTTGCCCTGCCTGATCTCAAGCAGAAAACAGTGGAACAATTCATCGGTTTAAACCGCCAAGATATGTATAACGGCGGCGAACTGATCAAAGTATATCAAGAATATCAGAAAAATCCCGATGAGAAACTTATCTCTCTTTTAAAACAGCACAATTATGAGGATGTTATCGATATGCCAAAACTTCTCTCTGTCCTGTCCTACGTAAAACTGTTTGACGGGGCATTTACCGTAACATCCATCAATGCAAATGAATATGTCTCTTATGACGGCAGACCATGCAGGGAGCTTCTCTTTTCTCTGCAAAACGATTTTTCGGTTCCTAAACGTGTTTCCTGTCATTATGAGGATTTCCATCTAGTGGTCGATACAGACCAGACAACACTCTGTGTCCGCTTATATACCGGAGAACTAAAATATTTTCTTTCTGATTATAAAAACTACTGGTATCTGCCCGAGGAGGATCTCGCTATCCCTTCAAGCCTTGCTGCATCGATTCCAAAAGAACGCAGGAAAAAGGCTACCGCAGGAACCTGTTATGAAAAAAGGAATGCCATTTTTCTTCCCCAGTATCAGGAAATCGTAAAACCGGCATTCCGGCATATGTTTAAAGATAAGAAAAGCTACTTTGAACTTACAGAAGATTTTGCTGTTTCCAAAGAAATGCAAAGAGAATATTGTCTGCATGTACTGCAGTTTATCTGCAATAAAAAAATGTAG
- the rsxC gene encoding electron transport complex subunit RsxC, which produces MGLKTFKGGVHPYEGKELAKDAPIVEVLPKGDLVYPLSQHIGAPASPIVAKGDRVLKGQKIAEAGGFVSSPIYASASGTVKAIEPRRVAVGDMVNSIVIENDGAFEEVSYTPCEDVTALSKEEIIDKVKEAGVVGMGGAGFPTHVKLSPKEPEKIEYIIANCAECEPYLTADYRRMLENPEELIGGMKIILQIFDKAKGVFGIENNKPDCIEKLQELVKDEPRIEVCPLETKYPQGGERQLIYAVTGRSINSKMLPADAGCIVDNVETIIAIYNAVKLGKPVTNRISTITGDAIEHPGNFLYNIGTSYQELVDAAGGFKVQPEKIISGGPMMGFAMFGLDVPTTKTSSSLLCMSQDEVAAAEKLQTACINCGRCVEACPEQLIPSRLAKFSDKGLSEEFEKWHGLECVECGSCSFACPAKRQLAQSIKTMKKQVLAAKRNKK; this is translated from the coding sequence ATGGGTTTAAAGACATTTAAAGGCGGCGTCCATCCTTACGAAGGCAAGGAATTAGCAAAGGATGCGCCAATTGTGGAAGTTTTACCCAAGGGCGACCTGGTGTATCCGTTATCACAGCATATCGGAGCACCTGCAAGTCCGATAGTGGCGAAAGGCGACAGAGTATTAAAGGGACAGAAAATCGCAGAAGCGGGCGGTTTTGTATCGTCTCCAATTTATGCATCTGCTTCCGGTACTGTAAAAGCTATTGAACCGCGTCGTGTGGCAGTTGGCGATATGGTCAATTCCATCGTGATCGAAAACGACGGAGCGTTCGAAGAGGTTTCTTATACACCGTGTGAAGATGTAACTGCTTTATCAAAAGAAGAGATCATTGATAAAGTAAAAGAAGCCGGTGTTGTCGGCATGGGTGGTGCAGGTTTCCCGACTCATGTAAAATTATCACCGAAAGAACCGGAGAAAATTGAGTACATTATTGCAAACTGTGCAGAGTGTGAACCGTATCTGACGGCAGATTATCGGAGAATGCTAGAAAATCCGGAAGAACTGATCGGTGGTATGAAGATCATCCTTCAGATTTTTGACAAAGCAAAAGGTGTATTCGGTATTGAGAATAACAAACCGGATTGTATCGAAAAACTGCAGGAACTTGTAAAAGATGAGCCGCGTATCGAGGTTTGTCCGTTAGAGACAAAGTATCCGCAGGGTGGTGAGCGTCAGCTGATTTATGCGGTAACAGGACGTTCTATCAATTCTAAAATGCTTCCGGCAGATGCTGGCTGTATCGTAGACAATGTTGAGACGATCATTGCAATTTACAATGCTGTCAAACTTGGCAAACCGGTAACAAACCGTATCTCTACGATCACTGGTGATGCGATCGAGCATCCTGGCAACTTTTTATATAACATCGGTACGAGTTATCAGGAACTCGTTGATGCGGCTGGTGGATTTAAAGTACAGCCTGAAAAGATCATTTCCGGTGGCCCGATGATGGGATTTGCAATGTTTGGATTAGACGTTCCAACTACAAAGACATCATCTTCCCTGTTATGTATGTCACAGGATGAGGTTGCAGCAGCAGAGAAATTACAGACAGCATGTATCAACTGCGGACGTTGTGTGGAGGCATGCCCGGAGCAGTTGATCCCGTCAAGACTTGCAAAGTTCTCAGATAAGGGACTTTCCGAAGAATTTGAAAAATGGCATGGATTAGAGTGTGTGGAGTGCGGCAGCTGCAGTTTTGCATGCCCGGCGAAGAGACAGCTTGCACAGTCTATTAAGACCATGAAGAAACAGGTTCTTGCTGCAAAACGCAACAAGAAATAA
- a CDS encoding RnfABCDGE type electron transport complex subunit D, with amino-acid sequence MSDLYHVSSSPHVRSKDTTERIMLYVIIALLPTTLFGIYNFGYRALILILVTIASCVASEWIFNKIVHKKQTINDLSAVVTGLLLALNLPATLPWWEAVLGGVFAIIVVKCMFGGLGQNFMNPALGARCFLLIAFAANMTNFTIDSYTGATPLAAMRNGDAVNTMDMLIGRTAGTIGETSAIAILIGAIFLILMGVIDLRIPASYIITFVVFMLLFSGHGADWTYITAQLCGGGLMLGAFFMATDYVTSPITPMGQIIFGICCGIFTGLFRCFGANAEGVSFAIILSNILVPMIEKYTVPRAFGMVKEAKKQEGGK; translated from the coding sequence GTGAGTGATTTATATCATGTTTCATCATCACCACATGTGCGTTCCAAAGATACAACGGAAAGAATCATGCTTTATGTAATTATTGCATTGCTTCCGACAACTTTATTTGGTATCTATAACTTTGGATACAGAGCACTGATTTTAATTTTAGTAACAATCGCATCCTGTGTTGCATCAGAGTGGATCTTTAACAAGATCGTACATAAAAAACAGACGATCAATGATCTGAGTGCTGTTGTGACAGGATTACTTTTAGCATTGAACCTCCCGGCTACACTTCCATGGTGGGAAGCAGTTCTTGGCGGTGTGTTTGCAATTATTGTTGTAAAATGTATGTTCGGCGGCCTCGGACAGAACTTCATGAACCCTGCACTGGGTGCAAGATGTTTCCTTCTGATCGCATTTGCAGCAAACATGACAAACTTTACGATTGATTCTTATACTGGAGCAACACCGCTTGCGGCAATGAGAAACGGGGATGCAGTAAATACCATGGATATGCTGATCGGACGTACTGCCGGAACAATCGGTGAGACTTCTGCAATCGCTATTCTGATCGGTGCGATCTTCCTGATTTTAATGGGAGTGATCGATCTTAGAATCCCGGCAAGCTATATTATAACATTTGTTGTTTTCATGCTTCTTTTCAGCGGACATGGTGCTGACTGGACTTATATTACAGCACAGCTCTGCGGTGGTGGTCTCATGCTTGGTGCATTTTTTATGGCTACTGATTATGTTACTTCACCGATCACGCCAATGGGACAGATCATCTTTGGTATCTGCTGTGGTATCTTTACCGGACTGTTCCGCTGCTTTGGTGCAAATGCAGAGGGTGTTTCTTTTGCAATCATCTTAAGCAATATCTTAGTTCCGATGATCGAGAAATATACAGTTCCGAGAGCATTTGGCATGGTAAAAGAAGCCAAAAAGCAGGAAGGAGGCAAATAA
- a CDS encoding RnfABCDGE type electron transport complex subunit G, translating to MNKKIVHDALILFAFTIVLGLLLGVVYGVTKPSIDKVNEEKTQNAYKQVFTDADHFTDYADFDADAAQALLDENGYSDEIETVVAAQDASENTLGYVFTVTAKDGSQGSITFSVGIQNDGTVNGYSITSISETPGLGMKAQEEDFYGQFENKKVDSFTVVKSAPSADNEIEAISGSTITSKAMANGVNACLTYFQNVLAGGTN from the coding sequence ATGAATAAGAAGATCGTTCATGACGCATTAATTTTATTTGCTTTTACAATCGTACTTGGACTTTTACTTGGAGTTGTGTACGGTGTTACAAAACCTTCAATTGACAAGGTAAATGAAGAAAAAACACAGAATGCCTACAAACAGGTATTTACAGATGCAGATCATTTTACAGATTATGCAGATTTTGATGCAGACGCAGCACAGGCTCTGTTAGATGAAAACGGATATTCCGATGAGATCGAGACAGTAGTTGCAGCACAGGATGCATCCGAAAATACACTTGGTTATGTATTTACGGTAACCGCAAAGGACGGAAGCCAGGGATCTATCACATTCTCCGTAGGTATCCAGAATGATGGAACTGTAAATGGTTATTCCATCACATCTATTTCTGAGACACCTGGTCTTGGTATGAAGGCGCAGGAAGAAGATTTCTACGGTCAGTTTGAAAACAAAAAAGTAGATTCCTTTACCGTTGTTAAGTCAGCTCCGTCAGCCGACAACGAGATCGAAGCAATTTCAGGTTCTACCATTACATCAAAAGCTATGGCTAACGGTGTAAATGCCTGCCTGACATACTTCCAGAATGTTTTAGCGGGAGGTACAAATTAA
- the rsxE gene encoding electron transport complex subunit RsxE — protein sequence MNKNVERLYNGIIKENPTFVLMLGMCPTLAVTSSAVNGLGMGLSTTVVLILSNMLISAFRKVIPDGVRMPAFIVIVASLVTMVQFIMQAYTPSLSESLGVYIPLIVVNCIILGRAESYASKNPVIPSMFDGIGMGLGFTFGLTCIGLIRELLGAGQIFGFQILSLKWFTPITIFVMAPGAFLVLSCLVAIMNIVRAKMEAKGKPLAEPAGCLSGDCSGCSQAAHCSGKATVKADAAGKEE from the coding sequence ATGAACAAAAATGTAGAACGTTTATATAACGGTATTATCAAGGAGAATCCTACCTTCGTTCTGATGCTTGGTATGTGTCCGACATTGGCGGTTACTTCCTCAGCAGTCAACGGACTTGGTATGGGACTTTCCACAACAGTGGTACTTATTTTATCCAATATGCTGATTTCAGCATTCCGTAAAGTGATCCCGGATGGTGTCCGTATGCCGGCATTCATCGTAATCGTTGCATCACTTGTTACCATGGTTCAGTTTATCATGCAGGCATATACACCAAGCCTTTCCGAGTCTTTAGGTGTATATATTCCTCTTATCGTAGTAAACTGTATCATCCTTGGACGTGCAGAAAGCTATGCTTCTAAGAACCCGGTAATCCCGTCTATGTTTGATGGTATTGGTATGGGACTTGGATTTACATTTGGTCTTACCTGCATCGGTTTGATCCGTGAACTTTTAGGAGCAGGTCAGATCTTCGGATTCCAGATCTTATCCTTAAAATGGTTTACACCGATCACAATTTTCGTTATGGCTCCTGGTGCATTCTTAGTATTGTCCTGTCTGGTTGCTATTATGAACATTGTAAGAGCGAAGATGGAAGCAAAAGGAAAACCGTTAGCAGAGCCTGCAGGATGCTTGAGCGGCGACTGCTCCGGCTGCAGCCAGGCTGCACACTGCAGCGGTAAAGCAACTGTAAAAGCAGATGCTGCCGGAAAAGAAGAGTAG
- a CDS encoding electron transport complex protein RnfA, whose product MKELLLIAIGSAIVNNVVLSQFLGICPFLGVSKKTETAAGMGGAVVFVITISSFVTALIYKFILANSYLMSKGIDLTYLQTIVFILVIAALVQFVEMFLKKSMPALYQSLGVYLPLITTNCAVLGVALTNVTKEYGILESVVNGFATAFGFLIAIVLMAGLREKIEYNDIPKPFQGTAIVLITAALMSIAFMGFSGMI is encoded by the coding sequence ATGAAAGAATTACTTTTGATTGCAATCGGTTCTGCGATTGTAAATAACGTTGTATTAAGTCAGTTCCTTGGTATCTGTCCGTTCTTAGGAGTTTCCAAGAAAACAGAGACAGCAGCCGGAATGGGCGGTGCAGTTGTGTTCGTTATCACGATTTCCTCGTTTGTAACAGCACTGATCTATAAATTTATTCTTGCAAACAGCTATCTGATGAGCAAGGGGATCGATCTTACTTATTTACAGACGATCGTATTTATTCTTGTTATCGCAGCATTAGTACAGTTTGTTGAGATGTTCTTAAAGAAATCAATGCCGGCATTGTATCAGAGTTTAGGTGTATACCTTCCTCTTATCACTACAAACTGTGCCGTATTAGGTGTTGCATTAACAAACGTTACAAAAGAATATGGAATCTTAGAGAGTGTTGTAAATGGTTTTGCAACTGCATTCGGATTCCTGATCGCGATCGTTCTGATGGCAGGTCTGCGTGAAAAAATTGAATACAATGATATTCCAAAACCATTTCAGGGTACTGCGATCGTTCTGATCACAGCAGCTTTGATGTCTATCGCGTTTATGGGATTCTCAGGAATGATTTAG
- a CDS encoding RnfABCDGE type electron transport complex subunit B: MNVTAILVAALVVGGVGILIGFFLGISGEKFKVEVDEKEVAILGELPGNNCGGCGYAGCSGLAAAIAKGEAPVNQCPVGGAPVAAKIGAIMGVDAGEGEKKVAFVKCAGTCDKTQKDYEYTGNEDCASMAFVPNGGPKACNYGCLGYGSCVKACPFDAIHIVDGIALVDKEACKACGKCVAACPKHLIELVPYSAKHIVQCSSKDVGKNVMKACSVGCIGCHLCEKNCPKDAVHVIDNVAYIDQEKCVGCGICAQKCPKKIIL, from the coding sequence ATGAACGTTACAGCAATATTAGTTGCAGCCCTTGTTGTGGGCGGCGTAGGTATCTTGATTGGATTTTTCCTTGGTATTTCCGGAGAAAAATTCAAAGTAGAAGTTGATGAGAAGGAAGTTGCCATCTTAGGCGAACTTCCAGGAAATAACTGTGGTGGCTGTGGTTATGCCGGATGTTCCGGACTTGCTGCAGCGATCGCAAAAGGTGAAGCACCGGTAAATCAGTGTCCGGTCGGTGGTGCACCGGTTGCGGCAAAGATCGGTGCGATCATGGGTGTAGATGCTGGCGAGGGTGAGAAAAAAGTTGCCTTCGTAAAATGTGCAGGTACCTGTGATAAGACACAGAAAGACTATGAGTACACCGGTAATGAGGACTGTGCATCTATGGCATTTGTTCCAAACGGTGGACCCAAAGCATGTAACTATGGCTGCTTGGGATATGGTTCCTGTGTGAAAGCATGTCCATTTGATGCGATCCATATCGTAGACGGCATTGCATTAGTTGACAAAGAGGCATGTAAGGCTTGTGGTAAATGTGTAGCTGCCTGCCCGAAACACTTAATCGAGCTTGTTCCTTACTCAGCAAAACATATTGTTCAGTGTAGTTCTAAGGATGTCGGCAAGAATGTAATGAAGGCATGTTCCGTTGGATGTATCGGATGTCATCTCTGTGAGAAGAACTGTCCGAAGGATGCCGTACATGTCATTGACAATGTAGCATATATTGATCAGGAAAAATGTGTCGGATGTGGTATCTGTGCACAGAAATGTCCGAAGAAGATTATTCTTTAA
- a CDS encoding [Fe-Fe] hydrogenase large subunit C-terminal domain-containing protein, producing MELIYANDNCTGCNKCVRDCPVLIANVATDAGKVTVDSEKCIACGACFDACEHNAREYQDDTKSFFTALEAGKKISVILAPAFLANYPHEYKKVLGYLKKKGVNHIYSVSFGADITTWGYLKYITEHQFLGGISQPCPAVVNYVEKYIPELLPKMMPIHSPMMCMAIYIKKYLKCDDELAFISPCIAKKTEITDPNCYGYVKYNVTFKKLFETIGNKYQGCKEYEDELEYGMGALYPMPGGLRENVEHFLGKEQVVRQVEGEEEAYRYLHEYLERIRTNRRQPFMVDILNCSKGCIYGTATEPERNTDDVMLTLSDMRNRASDRTETKKGLFWKKGKNGSPWDDSVPENERLANLMKAFADLDINDFVRKYTNKNVVIKEPSEHEIQEIFTSMNKMDAASQKINCESCGYSSCRNMAKAIYNHVNVKENCVHYVKSVAENEKEKIQNLMEEEQQKQEIHNQKLAGITEQFVSLSDNIDQLGAANETSANEATTLAQHIQEISNFCQQLNSSLATISDFINIYKASNEDISSIAGQTNLLSLNASIEAARAGEAGRGFAVVASEIRELSDSTKNLIVENDAKAEEIIPKINASIDSIKDLIENINEMNEKVATIAATSEEISSQTSCVQSMADELRDAVENI from the coding sequence ATGGAACTTATTTACGCAAATGATAATTGTACCGGATGCAACAAATGTGTAAGAGATTGTCCGGTGCTGATCGCCAATGTTGCAACAGATGCAGGAAAGGTAACAGTTGACTCTGAAAAATGTATTGCATGTGGGGCATGTTTTGATGCATGTGAGCATAATGCCAGAGAATATCAGGATGACACAAAATCATTTTTTACAGCATTAGAAGCAGGAAAAAAGATTTCTGTTATTTTAGCTCCTGCATTTTTGGCAAATTATCCGCATGAGTATAAAAAGGTACTTGGATATCTGAAGAAAAAAGGTGTAAATCATATTTACAGTGTTTCTTTCGGTGCAGATATCACGACATGGGGATATTTAAAATATATTACAGAACATCAGTTTCTGGGTGGCATTTCCCAGCCATGTCCGGCAGTTGTCAATTATGTGGAAAAATATATTCCGGAATTACTGCCGAAAATGATGCCGATTCATAGTCCGATGATGTGTATGGCAATTTACATAAAAAAATATTTAAAATGTGATGATGAACTTGCATTTATCAGTCCTTGTATCGCAAAGAAGACAGAGATTACAGATCCAAATTGCTATGGCTATGTAAAATATAATGTGACATTTAAAAAGCTTTTTGAAACGATTGGAAATAAATATCAGGGCTGTAAGGAATATGAGGACGAACTGGAATATGGCATGGGTGCTCTTTATCCGATGCCGGGTGGTTTAAGAGAAAACGTAGAACATTTCCTTGGAAAAGAACAGGTGGTAAGACAGGTAGAGGGCGAAGAGGAGGCTTATCGCTACCTGCATGAGTACTTAGAACGTATCAGAACAAACAGGAGACAGCCATTTATGGTCGATATTTTAAACTGTTCGAAAGGATGCATCTACGGAACAGCTACAGAACCGGAACGCAATACGGATGATGTTATGCTGACGTTAAGTGATATGCGAAACAGAGCTTCCGACAGGACAGAAACGAAAAAGGGACTGTTTTGGAAAAAAGGAAAGAATGGTTCTCCATGGGATGACTCCGTGCCGGAAAATGAACGCCTCGCAAATCTGATGAAAGCATTTGCAGATCTGGATATCAATGATTTCGTGCGTAAATATACAAATAAGAATGTTGTTATTAAAGAGCCTTCCGAGCATGAAATCCAGGAGATCTTTACATCCATGAATAAGATGGATGCAGCCAGCCAAAAAATTAACTGTGAGTCCTGTGGCTATTCATCCTGCCGCAATATGGCAAAGGCAATCTATAATCATGTGAATGTAAAAGAAAACTGTGTACATTATGTTAAGAGTGTTGCAGAAAATGAAAAAGAAAAGATCCAGAATCTTATGGAGGAGGAACAGCAAAAACAAGAGATTCATAATCAGAAACTTGCCGGCATTACAGAACAGTTTGTATCTTTGAGCGATAATATTGATCAGCTGGGTGCTGCCAATGAGACGTCAGCAAACGAGGCGACAACTCTTGCACAGCATATACAGGAAATTTCCAATTTCTGTCAGCAGTTAAACAGCTCTTTGGCAACGATATCTGATTTTATTAATATTTATAAGGCAAGTAATGAGGATATTTCCTCGATCGCAGGACAGACAAATCTTCTTTCACTGAATGCTTCCATAGAGGCGGCACGGGCAGGAGAAGCGGGACGCGGATTTGCAGTAGTTGCAAGCGAAATACGTGAATTGTCTGATTCGACAAAAAATCTGATCGTTGAAAATGATGCGAAAGCAGAAGAGATCATTCCTAAGATTAATGCAAGCATTGATTCGATCAAAGATCTGATTGAGAATATTAATGAAATGAACGAGAAAGTAGCAACGATTGCTGCAACATCGGAGGAGATTTCGTCACAG